In Oryza sativa Japonica Group chromosome 3, ASM3414082v1, one DNA window encodes the following:
- the LOC4332047 gene encoding uncharacterized protein isoform X1 has translation MAHAARPLGGRARNPSPGPARPPPPFAAADAAAAADLRDAPRRVARMKDRACATCGDKIDSGNVIRCQCKKSPEHAKHEIHHTNDAMLEAKGFAKPNSSNKYGMHKSSGGTYSKPDARVKIIPAEEITYVRHGKLCGKTVGSDGLQKRQRRRSVTPPPSSRKVSLVTPTVVNQRPTPPVSPAASRISPNRPGTAKNVHSVVTSCISPNLTGKAENGHSLATSGISPNCPGAVKKIHSLATSPISPNWPGAVKKIHSLATSPISPMWPETAGNGHSLVGGYITNSFTTQIAYLSQRPSPFCRAVLSQPSGTPLGTDATAPKNLSRSGNREAYVKSCSSRTRTFSSAHAHSTVVPPGTNAEPSAESFCAPGNEKSSPMSCKLGTLQCQGTRTAVAPSVQKKLTMEPALPSPKSVLSEKSNEAYPDTAPRPSSRPNLFDTKCKVGSPQSETIIPPSQSPQSTSHARCVEPPDDFEAVPSTKSHIITEKQMNQEAPINCNVSSGIPVILHTKLHKKHYQPEACWKGKFEVTGELTHICDGLEAHFPFEISAQVYEASKQMPEILKLEARPLSHLWPKTFKMKPPEGQDIGLCFISSLQRPNGSSDHLLKNISSHIGLRTKIGATELLIFSSKLLTQEYQRKCDKFYFWGVFRALHRSYNQTSMSFDATGCKEIERHKNKETGKILETQDKKTEKEKCGEIGNKLDSAVSRERDRINECMRMLTPDPNAAASSSVTDFTCQSAPRVPAGSDLVLDTPPGFPHDDPPGLTKAHCLLHTGETTEPYIDSSPSLNLGVPPGLSLDIPPGFMKAHYLPHTGETTESHINPSHSHSLSWDTPLGFSLDVPPGFTKAHRLPIVSTAGSETVVSEKKPLIKFTLNVPRVAQTEAIPGFIKLLAVKQEPGLPAICMATEKASTGKEDEIKSKQDEVVTERDESSEERLFPKTRLLSDILSSSAASNANTNASPKPTSKFHDAPDNQIQDRKRDHPESPEPSPADTLKRLRVNGRIALNRVMDRRTLSSQPISREGLVDIQVSGPTVLTRSKCCSWQHFR, from the exons GTGGTGATAAAATTGATTCAGGAAATGTAATACGTTGTCAGTGCAAGAAATCTCCAGAGCATGC AAAGCATGAAATCCATCATACGAATGATGCAATGCTTGAGGCAAAGGGATTTGCAAAGCCAAACTCTTCAAATAAGTATGGGATGCACAAATCTTCTGGTGGTACATATTCAAAACCTGATGCAAGAGTAAAGATAATTCCTGCAGAAGAAATTACATATGTACGTCATGGAAAACTATGTGGTAAAACTGTTGGCTCAGATGGATTACAGAAAAGGCAACGCAGACGAAGTGTCACCCCCCCTCCGAGTTCACGTAAAGTGTCTCTTGTGACACCTACAGTGGTTAATCAGAGGCCTACACCACCAGTCTCACCAGCTGCCTCGCGTATCTCTCCTAACCGGCCTGGGACAGCTAAAAATGTTCACTCAGTCGTTACCTCATGTATCTCTCCAAACTTGACCGGGAAAGCTGAAAATGGTCACTCACTTGCTACCTCAGGTATCTCTCCTAACTGTCCTGGGGCAGTTAAAAAGATTCACTCACTTGCTACCTCACCTATCTCTCCTAACTGGCCTGGGGCAGTTAAAAAGATTCACTCACTTGCTACCTCACCTATCTCTCCTATGTGGCCTGAGACAGCTGGAAATGGTCACTCACTTGTTGGGGGCTATATCACAAATTCCTTTACAACACAAATAGCTTATCTTTCACAGCGTCCATCACCATTCTGCAGGGCTGTTCTTTCACAGCCTTCTGGGACACCTCTTGGTACTGATGCCACTGCTCCCAAGAATCTTAGCAGATCGGGTAATAGAGAAGCATATGTCAAAAGTTGCAGTTCACGCACCAGAACCTTCTCATCTGCGCATGCACATTCAACTGTAGTTCCTCCTGGTACAAATGCAGAACCTTCTGCTGAAAGTTTTTGTGCGCCTGGCAATGAGAAGTCATCCCCTATGAGCTGTAAGTTGGGCACGTTACAATGTCAAGGCACAAGAACTGCTGTGGCGCCTTCAGTGCAAAAAAAGCTAACCATGGAGCCTGCATTACCGAGCCCAAAATCTGTGCTTAGTGAAAAGTCCAACGAGGCATATCCTGATACTGCTCCAAGGCCTTCTTCCAGACCAAATTTATTTGATACAAAATGCAAGGTGGGCTCACCGCAAAGTGAAACAATCATTCCTCCATCACAAAGTCCACAGTCTACATCTCATGCACGATGTGTTGAACCGCCTGATGATTTTGAAGCAGTTCCATCTACTAAGAGCCATATAATTACAGAAAAACAAATGAACCAGGAGGCACCAATCAATTGTAATGTATCTTCAG GTATCCCAGTAATTTTACATACAAAGCTGCACAAGAAGCATTACCAACCAGAAGCCTGCTGGAA GGGTAAATTTGAAGTGACTGGAGAGCTAACACATATTTGTGATGGACTTgaagcccatttccctttcgAAATTTCTGCCCAAGTATATGAGGCTTCAAAACAAATGCCTGAAATATTAAAGCTAGAGGCTAGACCTCTTTCTCATCTGTGGCCGAAAACATTCAAGATGAAACCTCCAGAAGGACAAGATATTGGACTGTGCTTCATTAGCTCTCTTCAAAG ACCAAATGGGAGTTCTGACCATctcctgaaaaatatttcttCGCATATTGGGTTACGAACCAAGATTGGTGCTACTGAGTTGCTGATATTTTCATCCAAGTTACTTACCCAAGAATATCAAA GAAAATGTGATAAGTTTTACTTTTGGGGTGTTTTCCGGGCGCTGCACAGATCCTATAATCAAACAAGTATGTCATTTGATGCAACAGGATGCAAAGAGATTGAGAGGCACAAAAATAAGGAAACTGGCAAGATTTTGGAGACACAAGACAAAAAAACAGAGAAGGAAAAATGTGGGGAGATTGGTAATAAATTGGATTCGGCAGTTAGCAGAGAAAGAGATAGGATCAACGAATGCATGAGAATGCTGACTCCTGATCCAAATGCTGCGGCAAGCTCTTCAG TTACAGATTTTACTTGTCAATCTGCTCCTAGAGTTCCTGCTGGTTCTGACCTTGTTTTGGACACACCTCCCGGGTTTCCTCATGATGACCCTCCAGGCCTCACAAAAGCCCATTGTCTCCTCCATACAGGAGAAACCACTGAGCCTTACATAGACTCATCTCCAAGCCTTAATTTGGGCGTACCTCCAGGGCTTTCTCTTGATATCCCTCCTGGCTTTATGAAAGCTCATTATCTCCCTCATACAGGAGAAACTACTGAGTCTCACATAAACCCTTCTCACAGTCACAGCCTTTCTTGGGACACCCCTCTAGGATTTTCTCTTGATGTTCCTCCGGGATTTACTAAAGCCCATCGTCTACCCATAGTATCTACTGCTGGATCTGAAACTGTTGTTTCTGAAAAGAAACCCCTCATTAAGTTCACTCTGAATGTTCCAAGGGTTGCACAAACAGAAGCCATTCCTGGATTTATTAAACTGCTTGCAGTGAAACAAGAGCCTGGGTTGCCTGCAATCTGTATGGCCACAGAGAAGGCATCAACTGGAAAAGAAGATGAAATTAAAAGTAAGCAGGATGAG GTAGTAACAGAACGGGACGAAAGCTCAGAGGAGCGTTTGTTTCCAAAGACCAGGCTTCTTTCTGATATTCTGAGCTCTTCGGCGGCTTCTAATGCGAACACAAATGCTTCACCCAAGCCTACAA GCAAGTTTCATGATGCACCAGACAACCAAATACAGGACAGAAAGAGAGATCACCCAGAATCACCCGAGCCTTCTCCTGCAGATACACTCAAAAGGCTCAGGGTGAATGGGCGCATAGCTCTAAACAGAGTCATGGATCGTCGAACATTGAGTTCCCAACCAATCTCAAGGGAAGGATTAGTTGATATACAAGTGTCAGGTCCTACAGTACTGACGAGAAGCAAATGCTGTAGTTGGCAACATTTCAGGTGA
- the LOC4332047 gene encoding uncharacterized protein isoform X2, with the protein MAHAARPLGGRARNPSPGPARPPPPFAAADAAAAADLRDAPRRVARMKDRACATCGDKIDSGNVIRCQCKKSPEHAKHEIHHTNDAMLEAKGFAKPNSSNKYGMHKSSGGTYSKPDARVKIIPAEEITYVRHGKLCGKTVGSDGLQKRQRRRSVTPPPSSRKVSLVTPTVVNQRPTPPVSPAASRISPNRPGTAKNVHSVVTSCISPNLTGKAENGHSLATSGISPNCPGAVKKIHSLATSPISPNWPGAVKKIHSLATSPISPMWPETAGNGHSLVGGYITNSFTTQIAYLSQRPSPFCRAVLSQPSGTPLGTDATAPKNLSRSGNREAYVKSCSSRTRTFSSAHAHSTVVPPGTNAEPSAESFCAPGNEKSSPMSCKLGTLQCQGTRTAVAPSVQKKLTMEPALPSPKSVLSEKSNEAYPDTAPRPSSRPNLFDTKCKVGSPQSETIIPPSQSPQSTSHARCVEPPDDFEAVPSTKSHIITEKQMNQEAPINCNVSSGIPVILHTKLHKKHYQPEACWKGKFEVTGELTHICDGLEAHFPFEISAQVYEASKQMPEILKLEARPLSHLWPKTFKMKPPEGQDIGLCFISSLQRPNGSSDHLLKNISSHIGLRTKIGATELLIFSSKLLTQEYQRKCDKFYFWGVFRALHRSYNQTSMSFDATGCKEIERHKNKETGKILETQDKKTEKEKCGEIGNKLDSAVSRERDRINECMRMLTPDPNAAASSSVTDFTCQSAPRVPAGSDLVLDTPPGFPHDDPPGLTKAHCLLHTGETTEPYIDSSPSLNLGVPPGLSLDIPPGFMKAHYLPHTGETTESHINPSHSHSLSWDTPLGFSLDVPPGFTKAHRLPIVSTAGSETVVSEKKPLIKFTLNVPRVAQTEAIPGFIKLLAVKQEPGLPAICMATEKASTGKEDEIKTVLVQVVTERDESSEERLFPKTRLLSDILSSSAASNANTNASPKPTSKFHDAPDNQIQDRKRDHPESPEPSPADTLKRLRVNGRIALNRVMDRRTLSSQPISREGLVDIQVSGPTVLTRSKCCSWQHFR; encoded by the exons GTGGTGATAAAATTGATTCAGGAAATGTAATACGTTGTCAGTGCAAGAAATCTCCAGAGCATGC AAAGCATGAAATCCATCATACGAATGATGCAATGCTTGAGGCAAAGGGATTTGCAAAGCCAAACTCTTCAAATAAGTATGGGATGCACAAATCTTCTGGTGGTACATATTCAAAACCTGATGCAAGAGTAAAGATAATTCCTGCAGAAGAAATTACATATGTACGTCATGGAAAACTATGTGGTAAAACTGTTGGCTCAGATGGATTACAGAAAAGGCAACGCAGACGAAGTGTCACCCCCCCTCCGAGTTCACGTAAAGTGTCTCTTGTGACACCTACAGTGGTTAATCAGAGGCCTACACCACCAGTCTCACCAGCTGCCTCGCGTATCTCTCCTAACCGGCCTGGGACAGCTAAAAATGTTCACTCAGTCGTTACCTCATGTATCTCTCCAAACTTGACCGGGAAAGCTGAAAATGGTCACTCACTTGCTACCTCAGGTATCTCTCCTAACTGTCCTGGGGCAGTTAAAAAGATTCACTCACTTGCTACCTCACCTATCTCTCCTAACTGGCCTGGGGCAGTTAAAAAGATTCACTCACTTGCTACCTCACCTATCTCTCCTATGTGGCCTGAGACAGCTGGAAATGGTCACTCACTTGTTGGGGGCTATATCACAAATTCCTTTACAACACAAATAGCTTATCTTTCACAGCGTCCATCACCATTCTGCAGGGCTGTTCTTTCACAGCCTTCTGGGACACCTCTTGGTACTGATGCCACTGCTCCCAAGAATCTTAGCAGATCGGGTAATAGAGAAGCATATGTCAAAAGTTGCAGTTCACGCACCAGAACCTTCTCATCTGCGCATGCACATTCAACTGTAGTTCCTCCTGGTACAAATGCAGAACCTTCTGCTGAAAGTTTTTGTGCGCCTGGCAATGAGAAGTCATCCCCTATGAGCTGTAAGTTGGGCACGTTACAATGTCAAGGCACAAGAACTGCTGTGGCGCCTTCAGTGCAAAAAAAGCTAACCATGGAGCCTGCATTACCGAGCCCAAAATCTGTGCTTAGTGAAAAGTCCAACGAGGCATATCCTGATACTGCTCCAAGGCCTTCTTCCAGACCAAATTTATTTGATACAAAATGCAAGGTGGGCTCACCGCAAAGTGAAACAATCATTCCTCCATCACAAAGTCCACAGTCTACATCTCATGCACGATGTGTTGAACCGCCTGATGATTTTGAAGCAGTTCCATCTACTAAGAGCCATATAATTACAGAAAAACAAATGAACCAGGAGGCACCAATCAATTGTAATGTATCTTCAG GTATCCCAGTAATTTTACATACAAAGCTGCACAAGAAGCATTACCAACCAGAAGCCTGCTGGAA GGGTAAATTTGAAGTGACTGGAGAGCTAACACATATTTGTGATGGACTTgaagcccatttccctttcgAAATTTCTGCCCAAGTATATGAGGCTTCAAAACAAATGCCTGAAATATTAAAGCTAGAGGCTAGACCTCTTTCTCATCTGTGGCCGAAAACATTCAAGATGAAACCTCCAGAAGGACAAGATATTGGACTGTGCTTCATTAGCTCTCTTCAAAG ACCAAATGGGAGTTCTGACCATctcctgaaaaatatttcttCGCATATTGGGTTACGAACCAAGATTGGTGCTACTGAGTTGCTGATATTTTCATCCAAGTTACTTACCCAAGAATATCAAA GAAAATGTGATAAGTTTTACTTTTGGGGTGTTTTCCGGGCGCTGCACAGATCCTATAATCAAACAAGTATGTCATTTGATGCAACAGGATGCAAAGAGATTGAGAGGCACAAAAATAAGGAAACTGGCAAGATTTTGGAGACACAAGACAAAAAAACAGAGAAGGAAAAATGTGGGGAGATTGGTAATAAATTGGATTCGGCAGTTAGCAGAGAAAGAGATAGGATCAACGAATGCATGAGAATGCTGACTCCTGATCCAAATGCTGCGGCAAGCTCTTCAG TTACAGATTTTACTTGTCAATCTGCTCCTAGAGTTCCTGCTGGTTCTGACCTTGTTTTGGACACACCTCCCGGGTTTCCTCATGATGACCCTCCAGGCCTCACAAAAGCCCATTGTCTCCTCCATACAGGAGAAACCACTGAGCCTTACATAGACTCATCTCCAAGCCTTAATTTGGGCGTACCTCCAGGGCTTTCTCTTGATATCCCTCCTGGCTTTATGAAAGCTCATTATCTCCCTCATACAGGAGAAACTACTGAGTCTCACATAAACCCTTCTCACAGTCACAGCCTTTCTTGGGACACCCCTCTAGGATTTTCTCTTGATGTTCCTCCGGGATTTACTAAAGCCCATCGTCTACCCATAGTATCTACTGCTGGATCTGAAACTGTTGTTTCTGAAAAGAAACCCCTCATTAAGTTCACTCTGAATGTTCCAAGGGTTGCACAAACAGAAGCCATTCCTGGATTTATTAAACTGCTTGCAGTGAAACAAGAGCCTGGGTTGCCTGCAATCTGTATGGCCACAGAGAAGGCATCAACTGGAAAAGAAGATGAAATTAAAA CTGTACTAGTGCAGGTAGTAACAGAACGGGACGAAAGCTCAGAGGAGCGTTTGTTTCCAAAGACCAGGCTTCTTTCTGATATTCTGAGCTCTTCGGCGGCTTCTAATGCGAACACAAATGCTTCACCCAAGCCTACAA GCAAGTTTCATGATGCACCAGACAACCAAATACAGGACAGAAAGAGAGATCACCCAGAATCACCCGAGCCTTCTCCTGCAGATACACTCAAAAGGCTCAGGGTGAATGGGCGCATAGCTCTAAACAGAGTCATGGATCGTCGAACATTGAGTTCCCAACCAATCTCAAGGGAAGGATTAGTTGATATACAAGTGTCAGGTCCTACAGTACTGACGAGAAGCAAATGCTGTAGTTGGCAACATTTCAGGTGA
- the LOC4332047 gene encoding uncharacterized protein isoform X5, with protein sequence MAHAARPLGGRARNPSPGPARPPPPFAAADAAAAADLRDAPRRVARMKDRACATCGDKIDSGNVIRCQCKKSPEHAKHEIHHTNDAMLEAKGFAKPNSSNKYGMHKSSGGTYSKPDARVKIIPAEEITYVRHGKLCGKTVGSDGLQKRQRRRSVTPPPSSRKVSLVTPTVVNQRPTPPVSPAASRISPNRPGTAKNVHSVVTSCISPNLTGKAENGHSLATSGISPNCPGAVKKIHSLATSPISPNWPGAVKKIHSLATSPISPMWPETAGNGHSLVGGYITNSFTTQIAYLSQRPSPFCRAVLSQPSGTPLGTDATAPKNLSRSGNREAYVKSCSSRTRTFSSAHAHSTVVPPGTNAEPSAESFCAPGNEKSSPMSCKLGTLQCQGTRTAVAPSVQKKLTMEPALPSPKSVLSEKSNEAYPDTAPRPSSRPNLFDTKCKVGSPQSETIIPPSQSPQSTSHARCVEPPDDFEAVPSTKSHIITEKQMNQEAPINCNVSSGIPVILHTKLHKKHYQPEACWKGKFEVTGELTHICDGLEAHFPFEISAQVYEASKQMPEILKLEARPLSHLWPKTFKMKPPEGQDIGLCFISSLQRPNGSSDHLLKNISSHIGLRTKIGATELLIFSSKLLTQEYQRKCDKFYFWGVFRALHRSYNQTSMSFDATGCKEIERHKNKETGKILETQDKKTEKEKCGEIGNKLDSAVSRERDRINECMRMLTPDPNAAASSSVTDFTCQSAPRVPAGSDLVLDTPPGFPHDDPPGLTKAHCLLHTGETTEPYIDSSPSLNLGVPPGLSLDIPPGFMKAHYLPHTGETTESHINPSHSHSLSWDTPLGFSLDVPPGFTKAHRLPIVSTAGSETVVSEKKPLIKFTLNVPRVAQTEAIPGFIKLLAVKQEPGLPAICMATEKASTGKEDEIKMQVVTERDESSEERLFPKTRLLSDILSSSAASNANTNASPKPTSKFHDAPDNQIQDRKRDHPESPEPSPADTLKRLRVNGRIALNRVMDRRTLSSQPISREGLVDIQVSGPTVLTRSKCCSWQHFR encoded by the exons GTGGTGATAAAATTGATTCAGGAAATGTAATACGTTGTCAGTGCAAGAAATCTCCAGAGCATGC AAAGCATGAAATCCATCATACGAATGATGCAATGCTTGAGGCAAAGGGATTTGCAAAGCCAAACTCTTCAAATAAGTATGGGATGCACAAATCTTCTGGTGGTACATATTCAAAACCTGATGCAAGAGTAAAGATAATTCCTGCAGAAGAAATTACATATGTACGTCATGGAAAACTATGTGGTAAAACTGTTGGCTCAGATGGATTACAGAAAAGGCAACGCAGACGAAGTGTCACCCCCCCTCCGAGTTCACGTAAAGTGTCTCTTGTGACACCTACAGTGGTTAATCAGAGGCCTACACCACCAGTCTCACCAGCTGCCTCGCGTATCTCTCCTAACCGGCCTGGGACAGCTAAAAATGTTCACTCAGTCGTTACCTCATGTATCTCTCCAAACTTGACCGGGAAAGCTGAAAATGGTCACTCACTTGCTACCTCAGGTATCTCTCCTAACTGTCCTGGGGCAGTTAAAAAGATTCACTCACTTGCTACCTCACCTATCTCTCCTAACTGGCCTGGGGCAGTTAAAAAGATTCACTCACTTGCTACCTCACCTATCTCTCCTATGTGGCCTGAGACAGCTGGAAATGGTCACTCACTTGTTGGGGGCTATATCACAAATTCCTTTACAACACAAATAGCTTATCTTTCACAGCGTCCATCACCATTCTGCAGGGCTGTTCTTTCACAGCCTTCTGGGACACCTCTTGGTACTGATGCCACTGCTCCCAAGAATCTTAGCAGATCGGGTAATAGAGAAGCATATGTCAAAAGTTGCAGTTCACGCACCAGAACCTTCTCATCTGCGCATGCACATTCAACTGTAGTTCCTCCTGGTACAAATGCAGAACCTTCTGCTGAAAGTTTTTGTGCGCCTGGCAATGAGAAGTCATCCCCTATGAGCTGTAAGTTGGGCACGTTACAATGTCAAGGCACAAGAACTGCTGTGGCGCCTTCAGTGCAAAAAAAGCTAACCATGGAGCCTGCATTACCGAGCCCAAAATCTGTGCTTAGTGAAAAGTCCAACGAGGCATATCCTGATACTGCTCCAAGGCCTTCTTCCAGACCAAATTTATTTGATACAAAATGCAAGGTGGGCTCACCGCAAAGTGAAACAATCATTCCTCCATCACAAAGTCCACAGTCTACATCTCATGCACGATGTGTTGAACCGCCTGATGATTTTGAAGCAGTTCCATCTACTAAGAGCCATATAATTACAGAAAAACAAATGAACCAGGAGGCACCAATCAATTGTAATGTATCTTCAG GTATCCCAGTAATTTTACATACAAAGCTGCACAAGAAGCATTACCAACCAGAAGCCTGCTGGAA GGGTAAATTTGAAGTGACTGGAGAGCTAACACATATTTGTGATGGACTTgaagcccatttccctttcgAAATTTCTGCCCAAGTATATGAGGCTTCAAAACAAATGCCTGAAATATTAAAGCTAGAGGCTAGACCTCTTTCTCATCTGTGGCCGAAAACATTCAAGATGAAACCTCCAGAAGGACAAGATATTGGACTGTGCTTCATTAGCTCTCTTCAAAG ACCAAATGGGAGTTCTGACCATctcctgaaaaatatttcttCGCATATTGGGTTACGAACCAAGATTGGTGCTACTGAGTTGCTGATATTTTCATCCAAGTTACTTACCCAAGAATATCAAA GAAAATGTGATAAGTTTTACTTTTGGGGTGTTTTCCGGGCGCTGCACAGATCCTATAATCAAACAAGTATGTCATTTGATGCAACAGGATGCAAAGAGATTGAGAGGCACAAAAATAAGGAAACTGGCAAGATTTTGGAGACACAAGACAAAAAAACAGAGAAGGAAAAATGTGGGGAGATTGGTAATAAATTGGATTCGGCAGTTAGCAGAGAAAGAGATAGGATCAACGAATGCATGAGAATGCTGACTCCTGATCCAAATGCTGCGGCAAGCTCTTCAG TTACAGATTTTACTTGTCAATCTGCTCCTAGAGTTCCTGCTGGTTCTGACCTTGTTTTGGACACACCTCCCGGGTTTCCTCATGATGACCCTCCAGGCCTCACAAAAGCCCATTGTCTCCTCCATACAGGAGAAACCACTGAGCCTTACATAGACTCATCTCCAAGCCTTAATTTGGGCGTACCTCCAGGGCTTTCTCTTGATATCCCTCCTGGCTTTATGAAAGCTCATTATCTCCCTCATACAGGAGAAACTACTGAGTCTCACATAAACCCTTCTCACAGTCACAGCCTTTCTTGGGACACCCCTCTAGGATTTTCTCTTGATGTTCCTCCGGGATTTACTAAAGCCCATCGTCTACCCATAGTATCTACTGCTGGATCTGAAACTGTTGTTTCTGAAAAGAAACCCCTCATTAAGTTCACTCTGAATGTTCCAAGGGTTGCACAAACAGAAGCCATTCCTGGATTTATTAAACTGCTTGCAGTGAAACAAGAGCCTGGGTTGCCTGCAATCTGTATGGCCACAGAGAAGGCATCAACTGGAAAAGAAGATGAAATTAAAA TGCAGGTAGTAACAGAACGGGACGAAAGCTCAGAGGAGCGTTTGTTTCCAAAGACCAGGCTTCTTTCTGATATTCTGAGCTCTTCGGCGGCTTCTAATGCGAACACAAATGCTTCACCCAAGCCTACAA GCAAGTTTCATGATGCACCAGACAACCAAATACAGGACAGAAAGAGAGATCACCCAGAATCACCCGAGCCTTCTCCTGCAGATACACTCAAAAGGCTCAGGGTGAATGGGCGCATAGCTCTAAACAGAGTCATGGATCGTCGAACATTGAGTTCCCAACCAATCTCAAGGGAAGGATTAGTTGATATACAAGTGTCAGGTCCTACAGTACTGACGAGAAGCAAATGCTGTAGTTGGCAACATTTCAGGTGA